In Halobacterium noricense, the genomic stretch ACGTACCAGCCGACGAGCAATCAGTAGTCGACGCGAGTACGTACGAATCGAAGCTATATTTCGAGGAATTATAGTCGTCCCACTTATCCCGGAAGAGCTGCTGTTCTTGATGTCAAGACGAGGTCAGCCTCGGCACGATCCAGGGATCAGGATTGAGTCACGATGGTTGAGAGTGATTACCGAAGTGAGGTAGGGAGTTCATGTTCGATATTGAGTTCGTTGGCGAGATTGCGGAGGCCGTCTGCGACAGCGTCTTCGATTGGGATTCCATTTTGTCGTCGTTCCTCCGAAGTCCGGTATTCAGGTTCGCCTGGGAGAAGAACCTCGAGAGAATCCTCGATCGGTTCTGCCGAGCGAATATACTCCGACAGGGCCTTGACGCGGATCGACAGTTCTTCCCGTGTCGTGAATATCTCGGGATCGATTGCGATGAACGCGGCGCCATTCCCCTGCCAGTTTTGATCTTCCTTGGCGGAGACGGGGCCATCTCCAATTATGCTGGCAAATAGCTCCGTCATGACTGCAAGATCAAATCCCTTATACCCGGTTTCACGACCTCCAAGCGGAAGGAGAGCACCGATCCCCTCTTCGAAGTCAGCTGCGTATTCGACAGGGTCACCTGAGCCCGTCGTTGTCCAGTCTACAGGAAGCGTCTCCCCGGAGCCATCGCGCTCAATAATTTTTCCGTGCGCTACCTGGCTGGTTGCTCCGTCATATAGCAAGTCGAACGGTAGCGCATCGAACGTCGGGACACCGAATGTAATCGGGTTGGTTCCAAGCCGCCGGTCAGCAGTTCCAGGAGGGGCGATCCGTTGTGCTCCGCCTTGGAGATTAACCCAGGACATGAACAGCAGGCCTTCCTCCGTAACTCGGTTAGCCCATTCTCCGATGCGACCAAGATGGCCTGAATCGCGAATCCCGACGATGCCAACACCATGTGAATTAGCTGTTTCAATTAATTCTTCAACGGCGTACCGGCCAGTAATTTGTCCGAAAGCTGCGCCACCCACAACTTGAGTGAAGGGGCCTGCTGATTCGATCGTTGGTGTCGCTGTTGGGTCAAGTGACCCATCATTAGCTTGTGCTTCGTAGTATGGAATTCTGACAACTCCATGTGAAGAGTGGCCTACCAGGTCTGCCGAGACCAGGGAGTTTGAGACGGTTTGAGCGACGTCTTTTGATGCTCCGTATGCCTCGATGGCACGCGTAGCAAAGGCTTCGAGGGCGTCTACATCAGTCGATGTCATCAGTGTCTGGCAACACAACCAACCAACATTAATCACCCGATTCATGGTTAACATTACAATAATAAAATCGGAATCAGCGGACGCAGTTTCGCGAGCCTACCGGAGCAGCTTCTACCGACTAATCTGCGGAGGCGATGGGCTCAAGATTCGCACTCTGGATCTCCTCATAGTACTTTTTAGCAC encodes the following:
- a CDS encoding Ldh family oxidoreductase, which gives rise to MTSTDVDALEAFATRAIEAYGASKDVAQTVSNSLVSADLVGHSSHGVVRIPYYEAQANDGSLDPTATPTIESAGPFTQVVGGAAFGQITGRYAVEELIETANSHGVGIVGIRDSGHLGRIGEWANRVTEEGLLFMSWVNLQGGAQRIAPPGTADRRLGTNPITFGVPTFDALPFDLLYDGATSQVAHGKIIERDGSGETLPVDWTTTGSGDPVEYAADFEEGIGALLPLGGRETGYKGFDLAVMTELFASIIGDGPVSAKEDQNWQGNGAAFIAIDPEIFTTREELSIRVKALSEYIRSAEPIEDSLEVLLPGEPEYRTSEERRQNGIPIEDAVADGLRNLANELNIEHELPTSLR